One Trichosurus vulpecula isolate mTriVul1 chromosome 7, mTriVul1.pri, whole genome shotgun sequence genomic region harbors:
- the LOC118857910 gene encoding olfactory receptor 2T11-like: MKPDNQTSSSDFILLGLLVDNKLIGVVFAIIFSIFVVAVTANTVMIFLIQVDSRLHTPMYFLLSQLSIMDTLFICTTVPKLLVDMVSEEKTISFVGCGIQIFLYLTMIGSEFFLLGLMAYDRYVAICNPLRYPVLMNHRMCLLLASGSWLGGSLEGFLLTTITMNVPYCGSRTINHFFCEIPTVLKLACADTSLYETFMYVCCVLMLLIPISIISTSYSLILLTVHRMRSADGRKKAFTTCSSHLTVVSIFYGAAFYTYVLPLSYHTPEKDKVVSAFYTIVTPMLNPLIYSLRNKDVMGALKKVLLKCSPTKEITASDA, from the coding sequence ATGAAACCAGACAATCAAACTTCATCCTCGGACTTCATCTTGTTGGGCCTCCTTGTGGACAACAAGCTCATAGGAGTGGTCTTTGCTATAATCTTTTCGATCTTTGTGGTGGCTGTAACAGCCAATACAGTCATGATATTTCTAATTCAGGTGGACTCCCGGCTACATACCCCCATGTACTTCCTGCTCAGCCAGCTCTCTATTATGGACACCCTCTTCATTTGCACCACTGTGCCTAAACTCCTAGTAGATATGGTATCTGAGGAGAAAACAATTTCCTTTGTGGGTTGtggaattcagatttttctttacCTGACCATGATTGGTTCTGAGTTTTTCCTCTTGGGGCTCATGGCCTATGACCGTTATGTGGCTATCTGTAATCCCTTGAGGTACCCAGTCCTCATGAACCATAGGATGTGTCTTCTGTTGGCTTCAGGTTCCTGGTTAGGTGGCTCATTGGAGGGTTTCCTCCTCACAACTATCACAATGAATGTCCCCTACTGTGGCTCTCGAACCATCAATCATTTCTTCTGTGAGATCCCTACAGTCCTCAAGCTAGCCTGTGCAGACACATCCCTTTATGAAACCTTCATGTATGTATGTTGTGTGTTAATGCTGCTCATTCCTATCTCTATAATCTCTACCTCCTACTCTCTCATCTTGCTCACAGTCCACCGTATGCGTTCAGCAGATGGCCGGAAGAAAGCCTTTACCACCTGTTCTTCCCACCTGACTGTAGTCAGTATCTTCTATGGAGCTGCATTCTATACATATGTGCTGCCTCTATCCTACCATACCCCTGAGAAGGACAAGGTGGTGTCAGCCTTTTATACCATTGTCACACCCATGCTTAACCCTTTGATCTATAGTCTCAGGAACAAGGATGTCATGGGAGCATTGAAGAAAGTCTTATTAAAATGTTCCCCTACAAAGGAAATTACAGCAAGTGATGCTTAA